The genomic segment acgatttgaaaagatagttttgttggaaacagatgaaagctgatattattgaatttgtatccaagtgtctgaattgccaacaggtaaaagcgaaaagaaagaaaccaggaggtttattacacagcttgtctattcctgaatggaaatgggatcacatttctatggattttgtgacgaagctaccacgttcctcccgaggttgagatgcgatttgggttgtgattgacagattgaacaaatcagcatgttttattccgtacaagatgacgtatagacatgaccagatgacagagatctatgtcagagaagtggtcagattgcaaggagtgccaaagtcaattgtatcagaccgtgatttttggtttacttcgcacttttggcacagtttacagcaggctctaggtacgaagttacatctgagtaccgcatatcatccttagaccgacggacagtcagagcggactatccagacaccggaggatatgcttagagctataTTGCTAGATTTttgcactagttggcaagattctttgtcactttgtgaattttcgtacaacaacaactatcagacgagtatagagatggcaccgtttgaagcgttgtatggcaagaaatgcagaacctctctttattgggatgatatttctgaggtacctgagattgggccttaaatgattagagatatgacagagaaattAAAGCTGATTCGTCAGAGAATGAgaacagctcaagatagacaggccaaatatgccaatgtttgacgacaaccgttggtatttgaggcaggagaccgagtattcctgaagatttctcctttcagatgtgttttcagatttggcaagaaagggaagttgtctccacgataaatttggccttatgagattctcgagaagataggagatcgtgcttatcgactcgccttaccgccttctctatctggaatacatgatgtctttcatgtatctttattgcgaaatatcttcctgatgcatctcatattcttcagccaaacgaggccgaacttgatgagacactgagttacttcgagaagccgatccagattcttgatcgtaaagaaaagcaactcagaacaaagactattccgcttgtgaaagttcagtggagtcgtcatggcattgaagaagctacctgggagacagaatcagatatgagacagaaattcccggAGTTATTTAACTGATGTGAgtcttcttatttagcttctattctccattccttattgtatctgatttgatatctgatttgattgtcggtgatttcggggacgaaatcaaatTTTAGGGGGgcagaaatgtaatgcccgagaattttgttattttgatttgaaatgatttgttgataattgatgtgattatagacggaaaggatcggaccgggaagacagaaagaagacttgaattgtgtgcgaggaatgagcctcgcgcatatgcgcgaccaagccgggcgcatatgcgcggagtaggcagagaacctcgcgcatatgcgcgacaggacccgcgcatatgcgcgagtatggcagagaacctcgcgcatatgcgccgggagagggcgcgcatatgcgccggaagacacgcgccgaggcagaatgtctcgcgcatatgcgcgagacgtgcagtgcaaAGAGTTGTGCCACGTTTTCTTGAGcatgcatggtatatatatatgtatcaatTCGATTTGTTCCTTCATAAATCAGTAGAAAGAAGAACCAAGGAAGTGTtggaaatccttacgcctttgcaCTTCTTAGAATTTGATTCACGCAAGATCCACCTGTCTGAATTTCGATCCGAGCATAGTTCCGTGATCCTCGTGTCAACGGCTTCAcacggacgtaagttttactacgttttgttatgatttgaaaatatgatattgaaagaatcagatatgattcatatatggtgttcttgcgatattagacatcatataatcgaaaccggatcgaagaacggataccgtatgaatttattatcattttcagaattgatttgattgagattacacagatttgatatcagattaagtttattatcgattatgaattgagattgatatttgttgatatctgtattgctgggtatattgagattgtgcagttatgccgttgaaacagaattttattgagttctgattatatccagtattgatttgagtggtgtattgatattatactcctcgatattgtcattgccagattgagtattgactatattcgaattcgagacttcgacttcgtcagaccgagaaaagaaaggtataaatcaatgttgaaccgggaagatacgactcgagtttgatttgacttgagtttcccaaaaccacatactttatgttattgcattgatatttgcaattgatgagattgatatgcttagtctattgatttatagcaaagcatgtattgattcatgggcggatgtgcctagtcattggcggaggttccaagtctttggcggatgtgccaagacactggatgttggtttatatcgatgtttgcttaggagcGGAGCAGCTTCTATCGCtaagattcggtatattgtgccaatgtccaggaaccgggatccctagattagagatgagtcgagtctgagatgacgagtccagagtttatttacagctttatatcgattcatgtctttcagatttgatacatgttattgatatttgtttcatgcttttatatctgtttatatgattgcatgtatacgttgtttatactgggatgtatttctcaccggagttattcgactgttgttgtgtttgtatgtgtgcatgacaacaggtgggacaggatcagggtcacgaagaggatgataGATGCaggattagcgtggagatccggacttagaatagattgattttcagtacttgatgtagtgactaaactttagtttgagataaacatatgttgtacaagacttgtactttattttgatgtttatatcagactgattatCTTATCTTCCGTACttgtgtattttttaaaaaaaaatttaaacccaaattaattaattgatcttaataatgattaagaagacgaattaggttcgggtccccacattccTCACTCAAGAAACCATTCAAAAAGGCACTTTTTTACGTCCATTTGAAACAGTTTTATTTTCATGTAGCATTCAATGGCTAGCAAAAGTCGGATTGACTCAATGCGGGCAACAGGAGCAAAGGTCTCATCGAAATCAATCCCTTCAACATGTATGTACCCTTGAGCAACCAACCTTGCTTTGTTTCGAATGATGTTCcctgactcatcagttttatttttaaaaatccacTTTGTTCCAATTATATTGCCATGGTCAGGAGGTGGAACTAAATCCCAAACATCATTCCGAACGAACTCTTCAAGCTCATCATACATAGCATTAatccaaaattcatcttttaaggcTTCCACTACATTTTTAGGTTCAATTTGAGATACAAAACATGAAAATCTAACATGTGAGTACATGGTACTCATGCATACTAGTCCAAGCATCTTTCGGTAGTCAACTTTCTCTTTCTTTCGAGTTTGAACTTCTCCTTGCACACttccaattatttgagatgatggatgatttttctggaTCTTGGTAGGTATATTCAGCCCATCATCTACTGTGTCATCCTCACTGTTTGCTTCGTCCTCAAATTCAGTGACTTCAGTTTCACATGTTGCGCTAGGtgttgcaacatctggggcAACACCTGCATTTTCCAGTATGGTCGGGTTTTCCAGAAGATCATCAATGTCATCCTCAGCAGTTTTCTTCTTGAGATCTCCAAAGCTTTCGACTTCCAtaggacccataagatccatgtgaAGTAACTCCAGACAGCGTGTTGTCTCAGATGTTGCCAACACCGGGTGTGACACACGAGTCTGTTTACCTTTTTGACACTCACCGCACACATAGGATATTCCAGATGAGATATTTGGCATACCTCGTACTGCCTCGTATTTACTCAGattcttcaaggttttgaaattaATATGGCCGAGTTTCTGATGCCAAAGTTCAAGTTCAGTGAATTGTGCCTGTTTGCACGACAGTTCTTCACCAATTTGGTAGCAATTGTCCGaggaccttgtacctgtcatgaTGCATTTGTTAGATTCATCATAAACTTCACATGCATGCTTATTAAATTTGACATACAAATTATCATCGCATAattgacttatgcttatcaaatttgagGTTAGCCCTTCAACATGGTGCAGATTGTGGAGCTTTGGCAGTTCTTCGACATTCAAAGTTccctttccaacaatttttcctttagctccccctccatagGTTACTCTGCCACATTTTTGTTCAACGTAATCGATGAGATATTCTCTTGACCCTGTCATATGgcgtgagcttccactatcaaagtaccagTAACCTGCAGTGTTAGTTTTTAATGAAGTATAAACAACATTACAGTGAATTTTTACCTTTGGTACCCAAACCTGCCTTACTATAGGTCGATTCTTGGAGGTGTTGCGGAAAGAGTTGTGCAACATCTGAGGCAACATTCAGCTTGACTTTTGGTTCATGCGGTcatccctgagtttaaaacaATATGGCCTGATATGACCAGGCTTAAAGCAGTAATGGCATACATACcttcgttttcttttcttagAAACAGGTGCAGTGGGTTGTCTTTTCGATGGAAAGCTTTTGGTTGAAGGTGTAGGTTGTGGCGGTGTGAATGTTTCAGTTTTTCCTTTCACAAAGACAGTGGATTTTGAAGATTCATCAGTTTCATGCACACTGTCTTTGAACCCTAGACCCttcttgtcatctcttcccatcGAAAGTATGGATTCGAGCTTTGATGTGCTTGAATTAAACTTGGAcaaggtttcagttgccttttgaatttcttctttgatcttTCCCAGTTCTAACTCCTTTTTGCTCagaattacttcaagtttggcaACCACGGCTCTTGGATCAGTATTTTCCTTTACAAGAGTGGAGTTAAGCTTGTTTCTCTTAGTCCAATCCTCAAACAATTCTTCATAAAGCTTTTTGAACACTTTCAAGAatcatctcttcatcatcagctTCTGATTCATCATCTCCACGCGAATTTCCAGAAGTTGTGGATTTCAAACACACTGAttttttgcagatgttgcggccaggtgtggcaacacctagGGCAACACCTAAATGATTCACTTGCAGTCTGCGATTTTCtgccaataatgcagtcaaggaGGTGTGATTTTCTTCATCATTGGATTTCTCATCCTCATCAGATTCTTCATCGCTTAGAGAAGCATTGTAGCCTTTGTTCTCTCGCAATCTGTGAGCACATTCATTTGCATAGTGTCCAAACCCCTTACGCTCTCTGC from the Primulina tabacum isolate GXHZ01 chromosome 16, ASM2559414v2, whole genome shotgun sequence genome contains:
- the LOC142528441 gene encoding uncharacterized protein LOC142528441 translates to MGRDDKKGLGFKDSVHETDESSKSTVFVKGKTETFTPPQPTPSTKSFPSKRQPTAPVSKKRKRRYVCHYCFKPGYWYFDSGSSRHMTGSREYLIDYVEQKCGRVTYGGGAKGKIVGKGTLNVEELPKLHNLHHVEGLTSNLISISQLCDDNLYVKFNKHACEVYDESNKCIMTGTRSSDNCYQIGEELSCKQAQFTELELWHQKLGHINFKTLKNLSKYEAVRGMPNISSGISYVCGECQKGKQTRVSHPVLATSETTRCLELLHMDLMGPMEVESFGDLKKKTAEDDIDDLLENPTILENAGVAPDVATPSATCETEVTEFEDEANSEDDTVDDGLNIPTKIQKNHPSSQIIGSVQGEVQTRKKEKVDYRKMLGLVCMSTMYSHVRFSCFVSQIEPKNVVEALKDEFWINAMYDELEEFVRNDVWDLVPPPDHGNIIGTKWIFKNKTDESGNIIRNKARLVAQGYIHVEGIDFDETFAPVARIESIRLLLAIECYMKIKLFQMDVKKCLFEWFLE